Genomic DNA from Dehalococcoidia bacterium:
CGTGCCGAGCGCGTCGCGCGATTCCGCTGCTTCGATCCGTACGTCGGCGATGGCGCGCATCGCCACGGCGTCCAGCAGCTCCTGCTTGCTCTGCACGTAGCGGTAGAGCGTCATCACGCCGGCATCGAGCTGGCGCGCCAGCCGCGGCATCGAAAGCGCCGCCACGCCTTCGGCATCGACCACGGCAAGCGCCGCCTCGACGACCGCCTCGCGCGTGAGCGAGCCGCGCGGCCGCCGAACCCGCGCCTGCCGAGCGAACTTCAGGCCGGACGTGGAATTTTTCGACATTCTCCGCAAACCCCCTTGACGAACCTCGATCCCAGGTTTAGCGTAATCATTACGGTATGCCGTATGCAAGGTAAGCGCCGCGAGGTGTGAAGGCGAGCAGAGGCGAGGAGCGCCGGCACGCTGCCCGCCGACTCCGCCAGAAGGGAGGGAAAAGCATGACCGCTCGAGCCGACGCCAACCACCAAACGTTGGCCCAACCCGGACATTGCCGCGCGCACGGCGTGGTGCAGGCCACGAAGCAGGTGCCAAAAATCCGCTTCCCCTTCATTGTGTACGGCGCCCTGCGCCTGTGGGCGAGCCGGCGCCCCTTCACCTGTCCCGTCTGCGGAGAGACGGTCGGACGCGCCTAACGGGTGGGGGAATCCCGTCCGTCGGCGTGCTCCCTGAGCGGAGAGACGGCGATGTGCCAGACGGCTTCCGACGTGGTGATCAGTGTGCGCGGGCTGCGCATGACGTACGGGGACTTTGAGGCGGTGAGGGGAATCGACCTGGACGTTTGCCGCGGCGAGGTGTTCGCGGCGCTGGGGCCGAACGGCGCCGGCAAGACCACCACGATCGAGATTCTGGAAGGCTTCCGCCAGCGCACCGGCGGCACGGTGTCGGTCCTCGGGGCAGATCCGGCCACGGCGGACGGGGCATGGCGGGCGCGCATCGGCGTCGTCCTCCAGGAATCGCAGCCCGAACCCGAGCTCAGCGTGCGCGAATGTCTGGCACTCTACGCCGGCTACTATCCCCGGCCGCGCCCGATCGACGAGACGCTCGAGCTGGTCGGGCTGGCGGAGAAGCGCGGCGCCTTGTGCGGCCGCCTCTCCGGCGGCCAGCGCCGGCGGCTGGATGTGGCGCTCGCGCTGATCGGCGATCCCGAGCTGATCTTCCTGGACGAGCCCACCACCGGCTTCGACCCGGCCGCCCGCCGCGCCGCCTGGGAGGTGATCGATGGGCTGCGTCAACTCGGCAAGACGATCATCCTCACCACGCACTACATGGACGAGGCGCAGGCGCTCGCCGACCGCATCACCGTGATCGCCGCCGGCCGCGTGGTAGCCGAAGGCACGCCCGAGACCCTGGGCGGGCGCGATGCCGCCGCCTCGATCATCGCCTTCACCCTACCCGCGGGTGTGGCCGTAAGCGATCTGCCCGCGGCGCTCACCTCCGGGGCCAAGGCGATCTCCGCGGAGCGGGTGGAGCTGTGCACGCCCCGTCCCTTGCCACAGCTCGGCCTGCTCGCGGCCTGGGCTGCCGAGCGCCGGCTTGATCTTCCCGACCTCACCGTCAGCCGCCCCACCCTGGAGGACATCTATCTGCAGCTCACCGCAGGAGGTGCAGCGTGAAGCGGTCGTTCGCCGGGCTGATCGCGCACGAGACGCGCTACGACGGGCTGGTCTTCCTGCGCAACCGCCAGAGCCAGTTCTTCACGCTGGCGCTGCCCGTGCTCTTTCTCGTCATCCTCGGCTCGGTGTTCAGCGGCGGCAGCGTTGACGTTGGCGGAGCACGGCTCAAGACCTCGGTCTACTACGTGCCCGGCATCATGACGCTCGGCATCATCGCCGCCTCGTTCATCAACCTGGTGATCTCGGTGACCGCCGCGCGCGAGAGCGGCATCTACAAGCGGCGTCGAGCCACGCCCGTCCCGGCAAGCGTGATCATCACGGGGCGTGCCCTGATTGCCGTGCTCGCGGCGCTGGCGATAGCGGCCGTGTTGCTGGCGATCGGCTGGCCCGCCTACGGCGCCAGCCTTCCCGGCCGGACCGCGCCGGCGTTCATCCTCGCCATCATCGTCGGGGCGTTGGCGTTCTGCTGTCTCGGCTACGCTCTGGCGAGCCTGATCGAGAATGCGGACGCGGCTCAGCCGCTGACACAGGCGATCGTGCTGCCGCTCTACTTCATCTCCGGCGTGTTCGTGCCGCTGTCGCAAATCCCCGCCTGGTTGCGAAACGTTGCCGCCGTGTTCCCGGTCCGGCACCTTGCCCGGGCGCTGCTCACGGCCTACAACCCGCACACCGGCGGGGCGGGCTTCGCCTGGCGAGACCTCGGCGTTGTGGCCCTCTGGGGCGCCGTCGGCCTTGCCGTCGCGCTGCGGCGTTTCAACTGGCTGCCGCGCGGCTGAGCGCCGTCAACCGCCGCCGGATCTACCTCCGCGGGACAAGCGCTCGCCATGGCCAAACGAAAGCAACAACTCGCGTACTGCGCCGCCGCGACCCGATGCCAGCAGCCGCTCGATGTCCGCCGGCGTGTCCAGGTCGTCCTGCAAAAAGGACACCACACGCCGCTCACCGGGAACTCCGGCCTCGCGGGCCGCGGCTTCGTGCGCGGTGGCGCTGTTTCGCCCGTAATGAAACGGGATGGCAGCCGGCGGCAATAACAGGAGCGCATTGGTGCCGTCGTCGCGCGCGGGACAGAGCCGCACGAGTGGCCCGTCGCCCGCGCCCGCGCTGAAGGCGTCGATCGCGCGCGCGTCGATGCCGGCGATGTCCGCGTGCAGCACCAGCAGTCCGGCCGGCGGCTCGGGTCGCGCCAGCAGCTCACGCCGCGCCGCTTCCAGGGCATCGTTGAGCCCGCGCGTGCCGGATGGCTCCGCGAGGCTGCGGGCGCCCAGAGAGCCTGCGAGGCCGGCTGCGTCCGCGTCCGAGCTGATCAGATAGACATAGCGCACCGCGGTCGCCGTGGTCAGTGCCTTCAGCGCATCGGTCAGCAGCAGGCGGGCCAACGCCTCGCGCTCCGGCGGCGTGAGCAGCTCCGAGAGCCGGCCCTTGGCCTGGTCGAAGCGCTTAAACGGCAGCAACGCGTCGATTACCGGCGAGCCGTCCATTAGCGCGTCACGGCGTCCAGCGCTGTTAGCGCCAGGGCGGCCTTCTCGTAGCTGCCGCGCATGATCGTATCCGTCACGATCGGCCGCAGGCCCAGGGCCGCTACCCGAGGTGTGAGCGCCGCATCGGCGTTGTCCAGCACGAATGCGCCGGCAACGTCTCGATAGATCTCCGCCACCTGCGCGGCACTGTTCTCGTAGCCGAGCGATTGCAGCATCTTCGCCGCCGGACCTTTGATCGTCTCGCCCGCCACGATCGGGCTGACGGCCACGCACTGCTCACGCCGTGCCCGCAATGCATCGCGCACGCCCGGCAGGGCCAGGATTGGGCCGATGCTGACGAAGGGATTGCTTGGCGCCAGCAGGATCACGGCTGCCGTGCGCAGCGCCTCCAGCACACCGGGCGCGGGCTGCGCCACCTCGATGCCGGCGAACTCGATCTTCAATACCTCGTCTTCGGTGCGCCGGCGCACGAAGTAGTCCTGGAAGGCCAACCGGCCCGCCGGCGTCAGCACCTCCGTGCGCACGCGCTGGTCCGACATCGGCAGCAGGCGCAGTTCAAGGCCGTAAGCTGCGGCAATCTCGGCAGTGACCTCGCTGAGTGTGGCGCCCTGCGCCAGCCGCGTGCTGCGGTGCAGCGCCGTGGCCAGGTCGCGGTCGCCGAGATTGAACCATGGCTCGTGGCCGAAGCGCGCGAGGCCGGCGACGACGTTGGCGCTGTCGTGGAGCAAACCGAAGCCGCGCGCCGGATCGATCTCGCCGGCGAGCGTATAGATCACGATGTCCACATCCGGCGAGACGTGCAGGCCGAAGAACTCCAGGTCGTCGCCGGTGTTCGAGATCACGGTGATCTCGCGCTGCGGCACGTGGCAGAGCACGCCCTGCAAGAACCGCGCGGCCCCAACACCGCCTGCCAGTACCGCAATCACCCGCGGCGCTCCGTGCGCCCGCCGCCTCCAAATCGCCTCGGCCGGGACGCGAGACGAGCATAGGTGCAGGGCGGAAAACAGGTCAAACAGCACCGCGGCACGACGAGCCGTAAACCCTTCGGTCGTTTGACCCTCCGCTTGCGGCTTCCGTATGCTGAACCCGGCTAAGGCGACGATTGCGCGCCGCATCCGCGTCCGCGATCGGAATGCGGCCAGAGAGCGGAGTTGTGGCTGCGAATCCCATGCCGGCGCCCCCCGGTTTCATGAAGCTCGATCTGCATATCCACACCCCCTTCTCCGCCTGCTACATCGACCACATGAAGCCGGAAGCGCAGCGGAGCACGCGGCCCGAGGAGATCGTGCAGGCCGCGATCGCTGCCGGCCTCGACGGCATCGCCGTCGTCGATCACAACGGCGTGGAGATGGTGCAGGCGATCCGCGAGGCCGCGTGCGGCAGCGCGCTGACGGTCCTGCCCGGGACAGAGCTCTCCACCCGCGGCGGCCACCTGCTCGCGATTTTCGAGGAGGACTGCAACCTCGACCGCATCCGCGAGCTGCTGCTGGCGGTCAACTTCCCGCCTGAGATCTGGGGCGACGGCTTCACACGCTCGGATGTCTGGATGGACAAGGCGATCGAAGAGGTGGTCGTGCGCGGCGGCCTCGCCATTCCCGCGCACGTCGATCGCGAGCCGCGCGGCTTCCTTGCCTCCGACGAGCTGCCCTCGGACAAGCTGCGCATCTACAACCATCCCGGCCTCGCCGCGCTGGAGATCACGGACCCCACGCGCAAGGAGCGTTGGACTAACGGCAAAGACCTGCGCTATACGCTGCCGCGCGCCTGCATCCAGAGCTCGGATGCCCACGCGCCCGAGGAGGTCGGGCGCCGGCCAACCTTCATGCAGATGGAGACGGTCACGCTGGACGGCATTCGCGCGGCGATCGCCGACTACCA
This window encodes:
- a CDS encoding ABC transporter permease, with the translated sequence MKRSFAGLIAHETRYDGLVFLRNRQSQFFTLALPVLFLVILGSVFSGGSVDVGGARLKTSVYYVPGIMTLGIIAASFINLVISVTAARESGIYKRRRATPVPASVIITGRALIAVLAALAIAAVLLAIGWPAYGASLPGRTAPAFILAIIVGALAFCCLGYALASLIENADAAQPLTQAIVLPLYFISGVFVPLSQIPAWLRNVAAVFPVRHLARALLTAYNPHTGGAGFAWRDLGVVALWGAVGLAVALRRFNWLPRG
- the cofD gene encoding 2-phospho-L-lactate transferase, whose translation is MIAVLAGGVGAARFLQGVLCHVPQREITVISNTGDDLEFFGLHVSPDVDIVIYTLAGEIDPARGFGLLHDSANVVAGLARFGHEPWFNLGDRDLATALHRSTRLAQGATLSEVTAEIAAAYGLELRLLPMSDQRVRTEVLTPAGRLAFQDYFVRRRTEDEVLKIEFAGIEVAQPAPGVLEALRTAAVILLAPSNPFVSIGPILALPGVRDALRARREQCVAVSPIVAGETIKGPAAKMLQSLGYENSAAQVAEIYRDVAGAFVLDNADAALTPRVAALGLRPIVTDTIMRGSYEKAALALTALDAVTR
- the cofC gene encoding 2-phospho-L-lactate guanylyltransferase, giving the protein MDGSPVIDALLPFKRFDQAKGRLSELLTPPEREALARLLLTDALKALTTATAVRYVYLISSDADAAGLAGSLGARSLAEPSGTRGLNDALEAARRELLARPEPPAGLLVLHADIAGIDARAIDAFSAGAGDGPLVRLCPARDDGTNALLLLPPAAIPFHYGRNSATAHEAAAREAGVPGERRVVSFLQDDLDTPADIERLLASGRGGAVRELLLSFGHGERLSRGGRSGGG
- a CDS encoding ABC transporter ATP-binding protein encodes the protein MCQTASDVVISVRGLRMTYGDFEAVRGIDLDVCRGEVFAALGPNGAGKTTTIEILEGFRQRTGGTVSVLGADPATADGAWRARIGVVLQESQPEPELSVRECLALYAGYYPRPRPIDETLELVGLAEKRGALCGRLSGGQRRRLDVALALIGDPELIFLDEPTTGFDPAARRAAWEVIDGLRQLGKTIILTTHYMDEAQALADRITVIAAGRVVAEGTPETLGGRDAAASIIAFTLPAGVAVSDLPAALTSGAKAISAERVELCTPRPLPQLGLLAAWAAERRLDLPDLTVSRPTLEDIYLQLTAGGAA
- a CDS encoding PHP-associated domain-containing protein, whose protein sequence is MAANPMPAPPGFMKLDLHIHTPFSACYIDHMKPEAQRSTRPEEIVQAAIAAGLDGIAVVDHNGVEMVQAIREAACGSALTVLPGTELSTRGGHLLAIFEEDCNLDRIRELLLAVNFPPEIWGDGFTRSDVWMDKAIEEVVVRGGLAIPAHVDREPRGFLASDELPSDKLRIYNHPGLAALEITDPTRKERWTNGKDLRYTLPRACIQSSDAHAPEEVGRRPTFMQMETVTLDGIRAAIADYHTAIVFPPAVSAAA